One Streptomyces sp. CG4 genomic window, CTTGTCCTTGATCTGCTGCAGCAGCGCGCCGCGTACGTCCGTCATGCCGACCAGCTTAAAGGCGCCGCCAGCTCCAGGTCGTCGTCGCCTCCAGCGGCTCCAGCGGGGTGACCAGGCGGGGAGCGGTGTTCAGGCCGTTGGGCGGGCCGGTCTGCGGCTCGACGCACACGGCCTCGGCCTGCTCGTCGTAGACGACCACCCACTCCTCGCGGCTGGTCACCTTCAGCTCCAGCTGCCGGGGCCAGGTGAGGGTGACGTCGACTCCGTCGGGCATGCCGAAGCAGTCGTCCCAGGGGCCGGGCCTCGGGTCGATGCGGTTGCCGGTCGGCAGATGGTCGGCGCCGCGCTCCTCCTGCCAGCCGGGCTTGAAGTCGAGCGTCACCTCCTCGCCGACCGCACCGTCCTCGCCCGCGAGGGTGCGGTTGAACCAGGGGTGCCAGCCGATCTGCGCCGGGAAGGAGTCGTCCCGCGCCTCCACCGACATCGTCAGCGTCAGGCTGTCCTCGGTGAGCGTGACGACCTGGGTGACGCGGCCGGGGTGCGGCCAGGGATCGACCAGGTCGTACGTGATCACCGCCTCGTTCTCCGCGACGCGCGCGACGCGCCAGGCGCCGTCGCGGGCGGTGCCGTGGATGGCGTGCGGCGGGGAGTTGAGCGGCATCTGGCGGGCGGATCCGCCGTCGAGGAAGCGGCCGTCCCGGATACGGCCGCACCAGGGCACCATCGGGAAGCAGCCGTAGCGGTGCCCTTGCCTCAGCAGTTCCAGGGAGCCGACCTTGAGGCCGCTGATACGGCCGCCGTTGGCAGGGCTGACGTGTACCTCTGCGTCGCCCGCTGTCAGCGTGATGTCTTCGTTACTCACGGGAAGACACTACTGAAGACGCTACTGGGGAGACACGGCCCCGCGCCCTCGGCCGGCCGCGGTCAACGGCGTTTGCGCAGTGCCCTGGTGACCACGATCGCCGATGCCACCACCAGTGCCGCCGCCGGTGCCGCCCAGCGCAGTGTCGATGTCGCCGTGGTCGTCTGGGGGGCCGGGACCGGGGCGTAGCGGCCGCGGGGCGGGGCGTGGTCGACCTCCTCGGCGCTGCGGCCGATCATCGTCCGGCGTGCGTGCGCGGCCTCGGCGGGGGGCTCGCCGGTGTCGGCGAAGTCCGCGAGGCGGTCGGCCGCCGGGTCCAGGGAGGGCGGGGGGACCTCGGCGTCGAAGACGGAGGCGCGCTCGTCCTCGGACCCAGGAGCAGGCTCGGGCCCAGGCCCAGGCTCGGGCTCGGGCTCGGGCTCGGGCTCGGGCTCGGGCTCGGGCTCAGATTCCAGCTCCGGCTCCGGCTCCTGCTCCTGCGCCTCCGCCTCCGCCTCCGCCTGCTCCTCCGGAGTCTCCGGTGCCGTAGCCAAGCTCTCCACGAAACGGTTGAGCAGGCGGGTCACCGCCGTACGCACCGCGTCCGCCGGCAGATCCGCGATACGGCCGTCCGCGTCCGCCGTGCCCTCGATCGTGACCGTCGTGCCGCCCTCGGTGTCCGTGAGGCGGAGGGTGAGGGCGAGCTTCACGGTGCCGGTGCCGCGGGCCTCGACGGCGTCGCCCTCGACGGCGTACGTACCGTCCCCGCGGGCGACCACCCGGGCCGTGCCCCGATAGGTGACGGAGTGCCCGCCGACGCGCAGTTTCAGGCGTCCGGCGACGGGTTCGGCACCGGCGTCCTGCTGCAGACCGGGGACCGCCCGGGCGACGCGCGCGGGGTCGGCGAGGGCGTCCTTGAGCGGCTCGACCGGGACCGGGACGAAGACCTGGTGCTCCATGTCCGCTGAGCCTACCCAGGTGTGACCGGAAAGTACCCCCCGCCTGACCGGCTCGTCAGTACCGGCTCAGTAGCGCGGATGGACCAGCGTGGACGGCGGGAGCCCGCCGATCCGGGTCCGCCGTGCCGCCCTGCCGTCCGCCGTCAGCTCGCCCTGCGTCAGCGTGCGCGGGTGCCAGGAACCGAGCCGCAGGGAGGGCGCGGTGGCCCCCGGCGTCGCCAGCAGGAACCCCCAGTCGTACGGGGAGCCGGAGGGGCCCGCCGAGCGGTCGGGGCCGGCCGGGAAGCCGGAGTCGCGGCCGAGGACCCGGTAGGGGGAGCCGGCGAAGCCCGCGGCGCGCAGGGTCGCGGCGACCGTCCAGAAGACTCGGGGGCGGGTGGTGACGGAGCCGGCGTGCACGACGAGCCGGCCGCCGGGGGCGAGGACCCGGCGGGCCAGGCCGTAGAACTCCTGGGAGTACAGCTTGGTGCTGGCGGTGATGCCGGGATCGGGCAGGTCGGCGATCACGACGTCGTACGACCGCCCCCGCGCCTGGCGCAGCCAGCCGAGCGCGTCGGCCGTGGTGGGATGGACGCGCGGGTCGTCGTAGGCGTGGGCGTTGGCGGCGGCGAGGCCGGGGTCGTGGCGGGCCAGCCGGAGCAGGCCGGAGTCGAGTTCGACGATGTCGAGGCGGCGCACCCCGGGTCGGCGCAGCACCTCGCGGGCGGCCAGGCCGTCGCCGCCGCCGAGGATCAGCACGCGCGCGTGCGGTCCGCCGGACAGCGCGGGGTGGACGAGGGCCTCGTGGTAGCGGCGTTCGTCGCGGCCGCCGACCCGCAGCCGGCCGTCCAGGAAGAGGTCGAGGGGTTTGCCGTCGGTACCGCCGGTGAGGACGACCTCCTGGACCTCGGTCTGTTCGGCGACCCGGACGTCCTTGCCGTAGACGGCGTGCCGGGCCGCCCGTTCGAAGTCGTCGGCGAGGGCGGCGGCGGAGCCGAGGACGCCGAGGACGACGAGGCCGCCGAGCAGCAGGGTCCAGCGGGCCCGGCGGGTCAGGTCGCGGCGGAACAGGCCCAGCACCAGGGCGCCGCCCGCGACGACGTTGACCGTGCCGGTGAGCAGCGCGCCCGTCAACTGGCCGAGGAAGGGCAGGAGTAGGAAGGGGAAGGCGAGGCCGCCGACCAGCGCGCCCACGTAGTCGGCGGCGAACAGGTCGGCCACCGCGCCGCCCGCGTCCTGGTGCCGGATGCGCTGGATCAGCTCCATCAGCAGCGGGACTTCGGCGCCGATGAGCAGGCCGATGGCGAGGGAGAAGGCGACCAGCAGACAGCGCGGGCCCTCGGCCCACATCCCGCCCCAGCCGCCGGTCCAGGCGAAGACGGCGTACAGCGCCATCGCGCTGCACCCGC contains:
- a CDS encoding SRPBCC domain-containing protein; the encoded protein is MEHQVFVPVPVEPLKDALADPARVARAVPGLQQDAGAEPVAGRLKLRVGGHSVTYRGTARVVARGDGTYAVEGDAVEARGTGTVKLALTLRLTDTEGGTTVTIEGTADADGRIADLPADAVRTAVTRLLNRFVESLATAPETPEEQAEAEAEAQEQEPEPELESEPEPEPEPEPEPEPEPGPGPEPAPGSEDERASVFDAEVPPPSLDPAADRLADFADTGEPPAEAAHARRTMIGRSAEEVDHAPPRGRYAPVPAPQTTTATSTLRWAAPAAALVVASAIVVTRALRKRR
- a CDS encoding aldose 1-epimerase, whose translation is MSNEDITLTAGDAEVHVSPANGGRISGLKVGSLELLRQGHRYGCFPMVPWCGRIRDGRFLDGGSARQMPLNSPPHAIHGTARDGAWRVARVAENEAVITYDLVDPWPHPGRVTQVVTLTEDSLTLTMSVEARDDSFPAQIGWHPWFNRTLAGEDGAVGEEVTLDFKPGWQEERGADHLPTGNRIDPRPGPWDDCFGMPDGVDVTLTWPRQLELKVTSREEWVVVYDEQAEAVCVEPQTGPPNGLNTAPRLVTPLEPLEATTTWSWRRL
- a CDS encoding polyamine aminopropyltransferase is translated as MIEPHAPAPPGAPPSWTGPARLPVRPGTGRFLVLVCVFVCAACGLVYELELVAFASYLIGDSVTQASVVLSVMVFAMGIGSLGAKRLRWHAAAGFGAIETVLALVGGCSAMALYAVFAWTGGWGGMWAEGPRCLLVAFSLAIGLLIGAEVPLLMELIQRIRHQDAGGAVADLFAADYVGALVGGLAFPFLLLPFLGQLTGALLTGTVNVVAGGALVLGLFRRDLTRRARWTLLLGGLVVLGVLGSAAALADDFERAARHAVYGKDVRVAEQTEVQEVVLTGGTDGKPLDLFLDGRLRVGGRDERRYHEALVHPALSGGPHARVLILGGGDGLAAREVLRRPGVRRLDIVELDSGLLRLARHDPGLAAANAHAYDDPRVHPTTADALGWLRQARGRSYDVVIADLPDPGITASTKLYSQEFYGLARRVLAPGGRLVVHAGSVTTRPRVFWTVAATLRAAGFAGSPYRVLGRDSGFPAGPDRSAGPSGSPYDWGFLLATPGATAPSLRLGSWHPRTLTQGELTADGRAARRTRIGGLPPSTLVHPRY